GCGGCGCTCCTTCCGGCTCAGTGCCGAATAGGACTCTCCGCTTGGGCGCCTTGGTTAACGAATAGGAACACCGACACGCAAGCGGTCGACCTCGGCGTCGACCAGTTTCCGGGAGTGAAAGGCCGGCGTGGGTATCCCGAAGGCGGGCGACGCTCGTCGGCGCTTAGGAACTGTAGCGGACGAGCCCGAGCCGGCCCCTGGAGAATCGCCTGCGCGGGGCTCGACTTCTACAAGAGGCCGAGCAATCCGGAGGCGGGCAAGGCCGGCCGCGTGCGCCTCGGAGCGAGCCTCTCCATCTGCTGATGGCTCGCGAAGAGGCGACACCGGGCGGCCCGATCGGTGCGGTTCTCACCGACATTGGTCGGCCGCTACAGCCTCCTCTCCGCCCGCAACAGCGCGCTGATCGACTTGCCGTCGCAGATGCGCCCGTCGCGGGCGGCATCGAGCGCCTCGGCCAAGGGCATTCGGACGACCGTGAGAACCTCGTCCTGCTCGAGCTCCTGCTTCCCGGCCTCGAGCCCGGACGCGAGATATAACCAGATCCTCTCGTCGCTGAAACCCGGCGTCGGCCAGATGCCTCCGAGCGGCTCGACCGTACCGGGTCGGAACCCGGTCTCCTCCTCGAGCTCGCGAACGACACAATCCAGTGGATCCTCTCCCGGCTCGAGCTTCCCGGCCGGGATCTCGAGCAGCCATTCGCCGACAGCGTGACGATACTGGCGCACCAGAAGTACCTCGTTGTTGTCGTCTACGGCCACGACCGCGACCGCGCCCGGGTGCCTCACGATCTCGACGTCGGCAGTGTTGCCGTCGGGCATCAACACCCGTTCGACGCTCAAGTGCACGACCCTGCCGGCAAAGATCTCCTGGCGCTCGAGAACCTCGGCTGATTTCATTCGCTTCTCCAAAAGAAAAAGGGGCGGCCGGAGCCGCCCTCTCAGGTCACGGTAACAGGCCGGCGCCTAGCCGTCGCCCTTCCCGATCTTCTTGAGCCGCTTCATGAAGCCGCCCTTCTCTTCTTCTTCGGCCGGCTCTTCTTCGGAATCCTGGGCTTGCATGGCGCCTGGATCCATCAGTGTGACCTCTTTCGAGTCCGGATTCAGCTCGAAGATCGAATTATCGACGTTCATCGCTTCGAACTCGGTCACCTCGGTGGTCGAAGTCGTGGTCGCGCTCCTCTTCTTCTTGGCACCCTCGGTTCGGGTGGTGGTCACGCTTTTGAAGGGAAAGCCCTTCACCTTCCCCAGCTCACCCTCGAGCAGGGTGTCAACGGCGTCGAAGCCGGTCTTGCGCGGACGCATCCAGGCCTGGAATCCGGTGGCCTGCAGCTCCTCTGCGCTCCAGATCTCGTTATCCAGAACGTAGTGATCGCCGCGCTTCATGCCCATGATCTTCATCTCGAGATCGTAGGACGTCCGGTACTTGTAGTACTTGGTGTCGTAGCCGTGCATCTCGGGGCCATTACCGCTATCCAGCTGCTCGACGGAATGGTTCGTCACATCCATCTCGAACATCCCCGATTCCATGACCGCGCCGGCAAAGCCCAGCATCTCGCTCAAGTCGAACTTGGCGTGGGTGTTCTCCTTCGGGTCGACGAGATACAGGGTCTCCCCGCCGTCGTTGGTCAGAATGTACTTGCCCTCGCCGAGGAACGGATTGGCCTCGCCCACTTCCTGGAAGACGATCTTGGCGTTCGGCCCCTCGACCCAACCCTCGACAATCATGGTGTCGGATTGCTTCAGGTTGGTGCCGGTGGTCACCGTTTCGGCAACGTAGTGAAAGCCCTTCGCTGCATATCCCGCACCCGAGATCAACAGGAGCCCGAGAACCGCAAGAGTGACTGTTTTTCGCATTCCTTCTCCTCCTTCGAAACCTTTATTGTACCAGCGCTGACGGTACCCAGGGAGTCGGCTCGCAGCCGGTTTCGGGATTCCGAGAGTCGCGAGTTATGGTGCCCGAACATGAAACGACGAGGCTCACTACTAGCGGTCCTACTGATGACGGTG
The genomic region above belongs to bacterium and contains:
- a CDS encoding NUDIX hydrolase, with the protein product MKSAEVLERQEIFAGRVVHLSVERVLMPDGNTADVEIVRHPGAVAVVAVDDNNEVLLVRQYRHAVGEWLLEIPAGKLEPGEDPLDCVVRELEEETGFRPGTVEPLGGIWPTPGFSDERIWLYLASGLEAGKQELEQDEVLTVVRMPLAEALDAARDGRICDGKSISALLRAERRL